From one Flavobacterium sp. N502536 genomic stretch:
- a CDS encoding helix-turn-helix domain-containing protein, which translates to MKSLDSFYKDITEGSSVEPSSLLPNDIQKEIGHFNVFDIKELLERLQGKAIMPYDRRAYYKISLIKGRNRAEYADKIIEIEKQGFLFATPKIPYNYLPQDTNQSGQFCVFTSEFLSKTKSGIDLDELPIFASDGYPVFQLTDEEVIEVELIFNKIQKEINSDYIYKYDLIRNYVAELIHFGQKLQPITALYSKHNSAARVSSLFAELLERQFPIESPNQRLQLRTAKDFAERLSVHVNHLNKVLKENTGKTTTELISSRLTSEAKILLKQTDWNISEIAFSLGFEELAHFSNFFKKQTSFTPLAFRT; encoded by the coding sequence ATGAAATCACTAGATTCCTTTTACAAAGATATTACTGAAGGCTCATCGGTTGAACCGAGTTCTTTATTGCCTAATGACATTCAAAAAGAAATAGGTCATTTTAATGTGTTTGATATTAAGGAACTTCTGGAACGGCTTCAGGGAAAGGCGATCATGCCTTATGACCGACGTGCTTATTACAAAATCAGTTTGATTAAAGGCCGAAACCGTGCTGAATATGCTGATAAAATAATCGAAATCGAAAAACAAGGTTTTCTGTTTGCTACGCCAAAAATCCCATACAATTATTTGCCTCAGGACACTAATCAGTCGGGACAATTTTGTGTGTTTACCAGTGAGTTTTTATCAAAAACGAAAAGCGGAATTGATTTAGATGAACTTCCGATTTTTGCTTCTGACGGTTATCCTGTTTTTCAGCTAACGGACGAAGAAGTGATCGAAGTAGAATTGATTTTCAACAAAATACAAAAAGAAATCAACTCCGATTATATTTACAAATACGATCTGATTCGGAATTATGTTGCTGAGTTAATTCACTTCGGACAGAAATTACAGCCTATAACGGCCTTGTATTCGAAGCACAATTCGGCAGCCAGAGTTTCCTCTTTATTTGCTGAACTGTTAGAACGACAATTTCCGATAGAATCTCCAAATCAGCGATTACAGCTCAGAACCGCCAAAGATTTTGCAGAAAGATTATCGGTTCATGTGAATCATCTCAATAAGGTTCTAAAAGAAAATACCGGGAAAACTACGACCGAATTAATCAGCAGCCGTTTGACCAGTGAAGCCAAAATTCTTTTAAAACAAACAGACTGGAACATCTCCGAAATTGCTTTTTCTTTGGGTTTTGAAGAATTAGCTCATTTCTCTAATTTCTTTAAAAAACAAACCTCTTTTACACCTTTAGCCTTCCGTACTTAA
- a CDS encoding 2'-5' RNA ligase family protein, which yields MEKKYSVVIHPSQEIIEAIKVMKELLAAEIGWYNSKNSIAHITICEFSIDDSQIDKFKQRLLKVCDSFTPFQVLLDHFGSYENGAFFIAPNEESKKDLKPIMKKTQEALLLSNLKKSSDPHISIGRKLTPEHLKTASQLFTTIAMDFLCEAIILREFDPIKKQFFMIDSIPFGSNPQPELIQGSLF from the coding sequence ATGGAAAAGAAATATTCAGTTGTTATTCATCCGTCACAAGAAATAATTGAGGCTATCAAAGTAATGAAAGAACTTTTAGCTGCTGAAATTGGCTGGTACAATAGTAAGAATTCAATAGCGCATATTACGATTTGTGAATTTTCAATTGACGATTCTCAAATAGATAAATTCAAACAAAGGCTTTTAAAAGTTTGTGATAGCTTTACTCCTTTTCAGGTGCTTTTGGATCATTTTGGTTCGTATGAAAACGGTGCTTTTTTCATTGCTCCAAACGAAGAATCAAAGAAGGATTTAAAACCGATTATGAAAAAAACACAGGAGGCATTACTGCTTTCTAATCTTAAAAAAAGCAGCGATCCTCATATTTCTATTGGTAGAAAACTGACTCCTGAGCATCTTAAAACAGCATCACAGCTTTTTACCACAATTGCAATGGATTTTTTATGCGAAGCAATCATTTTACGCGAATTCGACCCTATAAAAAAACAGTTTTTTATGATTGATTCGATCCCTTTTGGCAGTAATCCTCAACCGGAATTAATTCAGGGAAGTTTGTTTTAA
- a CDS encoding LytR/AlgR family response regulator transcription factor, with protein MREPKKCIIVDDEPAAHYVLANYIKQNPQLELVFQGYNGIEAMDYLRENPVDLMFLDINMPEISGMELLKIIPTHPSTILTTAYSEYALESYDYGVIDYLLKPIYFPRFLKAIDRFFATENGKMKTEEAVASAVTVKVDGYFIDIELDQLLFAQSFGNYVKLHTIKRTYLASITTSEFEKCLPEKNFMRIHKSYIVALDKIEATDKDFVVIKNERLPIGITYKRELSDRLKK; from the coding sequence ATGAGAGAGCCTAAAAAATGTATAATTGTCGACGATGAACCGGCAGCGCATTATGTGCTGGCAAATTATATCAAACAAAATCCACAATTAGAATTGGTTTTTCAGGGGTATAACGGTATTGAGGCAATGGATTATTTGAGGGAAAACCCTGTTGATCTGATGTTTTTGGATATCAATATGCCGGAGATTTCGGGGATGGAATTGCTGAAGATTATTCCAACACATCCCAGTACAATTTTGACGACGGCTTATTCGGAATATGCCCTTGAAAGTTATGATTACGGTGTTATAGATTATCTTCTCAAACCCATTTATTTTCCGAGATTCCTGAAAGCGATCGATCGTTTTTTTGCGACGGAAAATGGTAAAATGAAAACCGAAGAAGCTGTTGCGAGTGCCGTTACTGTTAAGGTTGATGGTTATTTTATTGATATCGAATTAGATCAGCTTTTGTTTGCACAGAGTTTTGGCAATTATGTGAAACTGCATACGATAAAAAGAACGTATCTGGCTTCTATCACAACCAGTGAATTTGAGAAATGCCTGCCTGAGAAGAATTTCATGCGCATCCATAAATCCTATATCGTAGCACTGGATAAAATTGAAGCAACGGACAAAGATTTTGTAGTGATTAAAAATGAAAGACTGCCAATTGGTATTACGTACAAGAGAGAATTGTCGGATCGATTGAAAAAATAA
- a CDS encoding SDR family NAD(P)-dependent oxidoreductase: MAVNTKIALVTGGSRGLGKNMAIAIAKKGIDVIITYNSKKDEADSVVKEIEGLGQKAAALQLNVADSGTFDPFFNSISETLKNTFKTDTFDFLVNNAGIGLHNSFIGTTEAEFDQLTNIQFKGPFFLTQKALKLMNDGGGIVNISTGLARFSFPGYAAYASMKGAIETLTKYQAKELGERKIRANVVAPGAIETDFGGGVVRDNEQLNKNLAAVTALGRVGLPDDIGGVVAFLCTEDARWVNAQRIEVSGGMNL; the protein is encoded by the coding sequence ATGGCAGTAAACACAAAAATTGCTCTGGTTACCGGTGGTAGCAGAGGTTTAGGGAAAAATATGGCAATCGCAATTGCCAAAAAAGGAATCGACGTAATCATTACCTATAACAGTAAAAAAGACGAAGCCGATTCGGTTGTAAAAGAAATTGAGGGTTTAGGGCAAAAAGCAGCCGCTCTTCAATTAAATGTGGCCGATTCCGGTACATTTGATCCCTTTTTTAACTCTATTTCAGAAACTCTAAAAAATACTTTTAAAACGGATACGTTTGACTTTTTAGTAAACAATGCCGGAATTGGACTCCACAATTCATTTATAGGAACAACAGAAGCCGAATTCGACCAATTGACTAATATACAGTTTAAAGGGCCTTTTTTCTTAACACAAAAAGCGCTAAAGCTCATGAATGACGGTGGCGGAATTGTAAATATCTCAACCGGTCTGGCAAGATTTTCTTTTCCGGGTTATGCAGCCTATGCCTCTATGAAAGGTGCTATTGAAACGCTAACAAAATATCAGGCCAAAGAATTGGGCGAACGAAAAATCAGAGCTAATGTAGTTGCTCCGGGCGCTATCGAAACCGATTTTGGTGGCGGAGTGGTACGCGACAACGAACAGTTAAACAAAAACTTAGCTGCAGTTACCGCCCTTGGAAGAGTAGGTTTACCGGACGATATTGGCGGTGTAGTTGCCTTTTTATGTACCGAAGATGCACGCTGGGTAAACGCACAACGCATCGAAGTTTCAGGCGGAATGAATTTGTAA
- a CDS encoding DUF4386 domain-containing protein: MNANLKNFETSPQFYARIAGALYLVIIVMGFFAETFVRNKLFVPGDANATANNIIHSQFLWKIGITADLIMQICDLPVMIILYYLLKPVNRKLALLNLSFNLIQTAVLVANKLNLLAALFFLGDAAYLKSFDPDQLHTLSYLSIKLHDFGFGIGLIFFGFVCLLEGYMIFKSGYFPKAIGVLMAIAGICYLTNSFALILAPQLSSILLLMPCLIAELSLSLWLVFKGVNLPVWKEKILS, from the coding sequence ATGAATGCTAACCTGAAAAATTTTGAAACCTCACCACAATTTTATGCCCGTATAGCAGGTGCCTTATATCTGGTGATTATTGTCATGGGATTCTTCGCCGAGACCTTTGTCAGAAACAAATTGTTTGTGCCCGGAGATGCTAACGCAACGGCCAATAACATTATACATTCGCAATTTTTATGGAAAATTGGCATTACGGCAGATCTCATCATGCAAATTTGCGATTTACCCGTAATGATTATTCTCTATTACCTGCTAAAACCCGTAAACCGGAAACTGGCTCTTTTAAATTTATCGTTTAATTTAATTCAGACTGCCGTTTTAGTAGCCAATAAACTCAATCTTCTCGCAGCTTTGTTCTTTTTGGGTGATGCTGCCTACTTAAAATCTTTCGATCCGGATCAATTGCACACCCTGTCGTATCTTTCGATCAAACTGCATGATTTTGGTTTCGGAATCGGATTGATCTTTTTTGGATTTGTATGTCTGCTGGAAGGCTATATGATCTTTAAATCGGGCTACTTTCCAAAAGCAATCGGGGTGTTAATGGCCATTGCCGGGATCTGTTATCTCACCAATAGTTTTGCCTTAATTCTGGCTCCGCAACTTTCGAGCATCCTTTTATTGATGCCTTGTTTAATTGCCGAATTGTCACTTAGTTTATGGCTTGTCTTTAAAGGCGTAAATCTTCCTGTCTGGAAAGAAAAAATACTATCCTGA
- a CDS encoding alpha/beta hydrolase: MKKLPFFKYYTIKEVLLTLFLLTIMQSKLHAQDQIIPLWNTIPGAIKASNYIENESLKDGKVQSTSLVSIPTLSIFLPKNPKPNQTAVLIFPGGGYQHLAIDKEGTKVANWLNRLGIAAFVVKYRLPSDQIMKNKNTGPLQDAQEAMRYVRQNAAKYGIDSNKIGVIGFSAGGHLASTLATHYDDVTYETNSTISARPDFTLLIYPVISMQNDITHKGSQTSLLGNHPSQELLDFYSNEKKVTSKTPAAFLIHATDDKVVLAENSINYYLALKKNGVPAELHLYEKGGHGFGLGVNDTSKFWTKDCEEWLKVKGYAKF; this comes from the coding sequence ATGAAAAAATTGCCTTTTTTTAAATACTATACCATCAAAGAAGTACTTCTAACGCTATTTTTACTCACCATAATGCAGTCTAAATTACACGCACAAGATCAAATCATACCACTGTGGAATACGATTCCAGGAGCTATAAAAGCTTCTAATTATATAGAAAACGAATCTCTTAAAGACGGAAAAGTGCAAAGCACCAGTTTGGTCAGCATTCCAACTCTGAGTATTTTTTTACCGAAAAATCCTAAACCCAATCAGACTGCTGTTCTTATTTTCCCAGGCGGAGGATATCAGCATTTAGCAATAGACAAAGAAGGTACGAAAGTTGCCAACTGGCTGAATCGTTTAGGAATTGCCGCTTTTGTGGTCAAATACAGATTGCCCAGTGATCAGATCATGAAAAATAAGAATACCGGGCCATTACAGGATGCGCAGGAAGCTATGCGTTATGTGAGGCAAAATGCAGCCAAATACGGCATAGACAGCAACAAAATTGGTGTTATAGGCTTCTCAGCGGGAGGACATTTGGCCTCGACCTTAGCCACTCATTACGACGATGTGACCTATGAAACAAATTCTACAATAAGTGCCCGTCCGGATTTTACGCTATTGATCTATCCGGTAATTTCGATGCAAAATGATATTACGCACAAGGGCTCACAAACGAGTCTGCTCGGCAATCATCCTTCTCAGGAGTTACTGGATTTTTATTCAAACGAGAAGAAAGTTACTTCAAAGACTCCTGCAGCTTTTTTAATTCACGCTACCGATGATAAAGTGGTTTTAGCTGAGAATAGTATCAATTACTACCTTGCACTCAAAAAAAATGGCGTTCCGGCTGAGTTACATCTTTATGAAAAAGGTGGGCATGGTTTTGGTCTGGGAGTAAACGATACCAGTAAATTCTGGACCAAAGACTGTGAAGAATGGCTAAAAGTTAAGGGTTACGCCAAATTCTAA